The window ATTCGTTACTAACCCTAAAACAGTTAAAGATATTGATGGCAATGACGTTACAGTTGATAGCTTAGATAACCGTTACGCTTACGCCGGACTTGGCGGCACTTACGGTGAAGTAACTTTCGGTAAAAACGACGGCGCTCTAGGCGTAATCACTGACTTTACCGATATCATGGCTTACCACGGTAACTCGGCTGCAGACAAAATTGCGGCAGCTGACCGTACTGACAACATGCTTTCTTACAAAGGTCAATTCCAAGACCTAAACTTAAAAGCAAGCTACCGCTTCGCAGATCGTTCAACAAAAACAGCTAACGGTGACACAACGTATGTTGATAACGGTGAAGACGGTTACTCTCTATCTGGTATCTACGCAATCGGTGAAACTGGCGTTAAGCTAGGTGCTGGTTACGCAGACCAAGCTGAAGAAAACGAATACATGCTTTCTGGTTCTTACACAATGGGCGACCTTTACTTCGCAGGTGTATTTACTGACGGTGAAAAAGCTAAGAACAACGGCGACTACACTGGTTACGAGCTAGCTGCGGCTTACACTCTAGGTCAAACAGTATTATCTTCAACTTACAACAATGCTGAAACTAACGGTGAAACGTCTGCAGACAACATCGCTATCGACGC is drawn from Vibrio sp. SNU_ST1 and contains these coding sequences:
- a CDS encoding porin, coding for MNKTMIALAVSAAALATGANASELYNQDGTSLEMGGRAEARLSMKDGKAEDKTRVRLNFLGKVEIQDGLYGVGFYEGEFVTNPKTVKDIDGNDVTVDSLDNRYAYAGLGGTYGEVTFGKNDGALGVITDFTDIMAYHGNSAADKIAAADRTDNMLSYKGQFQDLNLKASYRFADRSTKTANGDTTYVDNGEDGYSLSGIYAIGETGVKLGAGYADQAEENEYMLSGSYTMGDLYFAGVFTDGEKAKNNGDYTGYELAAAYTLGQTVLSSTYNNAETNGETSADNIAIDATYYFKPNFRGYVSYNFNLISAGDQFGTVGGNLAATSAQAEDELALGLRYDF